From Chitinispirillum alkaliphilum, one genomic window encodes:
- a CDS encoding Two-component system response regulator: MEQELSYILLVEDNESHALLVKRGLEQCGNKCRLVHVTDGEDGLDYLFNRRSFTQERRNPRPKFVFLDLRLPRMDGLDVLKEIKSSDYTRDIPVIILTSSMAEPDIVRAYYYNANSYLVKHIDFSQFRKQIIDTVEYWINWNITPL, from the coding sequence GTGGAACAGGAATTGTCCTACATTCTTCTGGTAGAGGATAATGAGAGCCATGCCCTTCTGGTGAAGCGTGGTCTTGAGCAATGCGGCAACAAGTGCAGGCTGGTCCATGTAACGGATGGTGAAGATGGGTTGGATTATCTCTTCAACAGGAGAAGTTTCACCCAGGAGAGACGAAACCCCCGGCCCAAGTTTGTGTTTCTGGACCTCAGACTTCCCAGAATGGATGGGCTGGATGTGTTAAAGGAGATAAAATCCTCCGACTACACCCGTGACATTCCTGTTATCATACTCACAAGCTCAATGGCCGAACCGGATATCGTAAGGGCATATTACTACAACGCCAACAGCTATCTGGTAAAACATATAGACTTCTCCCAATTCAGAAAACAGATAATCGACACTGTAGAGTATTGGATTAACTGGAACATAACGCCACTTTGA